In a single window of the Melissococcus plutonius ATCC 35311 genome:
- a CDS encoding Mur ligase family protein: MNVRSSIAVAAGKTSQWFLQTFLKGGSSYPGKLALKIDPKILDTLAKDYETIIVTGTNGKTLTTALIVNILKQEFGDVLTNPTGANMEQGIVSTFLGAKKTHQQKKFAVLEIDEASLSHVTKYIKPQTFVFTNIFRDQMDRYGEIYTTYRLILEGAKAAPEALIICNGDSPIFNSTDTMNPRSYYGFNHLPDKDQAAHYNTDGLLCPKCQHILNYKMITYANLGKYYCSNCGFHRPQLDVSLTAINQMDNHSSDFTIDGSTYHIPVVGMYNIYNALAATAVATHYHISAEKIRTGLKDNDEIFGRQETIQIGDKECTLILVKNPVGLNQVIDMIGLTQTSFSLVSLLNANYADGIDVSWIWDGNQEAFATMNIPAVIAGGDRHQDMSLRLKVAGIPEEKIKEISSLDTVIDEIKKLPTKNVYILATYTAVLQLRKLLTDKKYIQGGMSGAKK; the protein is encoded by the coding sequence ATGAACGTACGTAGTTCCATCGCTGTTGCCGCTGGTAAAACTTCCCAATGGTTTTTACAAACCTTTCTTAAGGGTGGAAGTAGTTATCCTGGTAAATTAGCATTAAAAATAGATCCAAAAATCTTGGATACTCTAGCAAAAGACTATGAAACAATTATTGTAACAGGCACCAATGGAAAAACATTGACAACGGCATTAATTGTAAATATTTTAAAACAAGAATTTGGTGATGTTTTAACAAACCCGACAGGTGCAAATATGGAACAAGGGATTGTTTCAACTTTCCTTGGTGCTAAAAAAACACATCAACAAAAAAAATTTGCAGTATTAGAAATCGATGAAGCAAGCTTAAGTCATGTGACAAAATATATTAAACCACAGACATTTGTATTCACAAACATTTTCAGAGATCAAATGGATCGCTATGGAGAAATTTATACTACTTATCGTTTGATTTTAGAAGGTGCAAAGGCTGCACCAGAAGCACTAATTATCTGTAATGGTGATTCACCGATTTTTAATTCAACAGATACAATGAATCCAAGAAGTTATTATGGATTTAACCATTTACCAGATAAAGATCAGGCTGCCCATTACAATACAGATGGTTTACTATGTCCTAAATGTCAGCATATCCTTAATTACAAAATGATTACTTACGCCAATCTTGGAAAATACTATTGTTCAAATTGTGGTTTTCATCGTCCTCAGTTAGATGTTTCATTAACAGCTATCAATCAGATGGATAATCATTCTTCTGATTTTACCATTGATGGTTCAACCTATCATATTCCAGTGGTCGGTATGTATAATATTTATAATGCTTTGGCTGCCACAGCCGTTGCAACACATTACCATATTTCAGCTGAGAAAATTAGGACTGGTTTGAAAGATAATGATGAAATCTTTGGTAGACAGGAAACAATTCAGATTGGTGATAAAGAATGTACATTAATTTTAGTTAAGAATCCTGTAGGATTGAATCAGGTCATTGATATGATTGGTTTAACGCAAACATCTTTCTCACTCGTCTCTTTACTAAATGCAAATTATGCTGACGGTATTGATGTTAGCTGGATTTGGGATGGAAATCAGGAAGCATTTGCTACAATGAATATTCCAGCTGTCATTGCAGGTGGTGATCGTCATCAAGATATGTCTTTACGTCTAAAGGTCGCTGGAATTCCTGAAGAAAAAATAAAAGAAATCTCCTCATTAGATACAGTCATTGATGAAATTAAAAAATTGCCAACAAAAAATGTTTATATTTTAGCTACCTATACAGCAGTGTTACAATTACGCAAATTGCTTACAGATAAAAAATATATTCAAGGAGGAATGAGTGGTGCCAAAAAATAA
- a CDS encoding type 1 glutamine amidotransferase — MPKNKLNICHLYGNLMNTYGDNGNILMLKYLSQKMQIEVQSEVVSIYEPFEPEKYNFVFFGGGQDFEQKIISEDIQKKKTSLVNYIENNGVLLAICGGYQLLGHYYIGANGEKIDGIGALDYYTLSQENNRYIGDIEIYNEEFNETYYGFENHNGRTFLGENLRPLGKTKKGNGNNAEDGTEGVHYKNVFCSYFHGPILARNENLGIRLIHQALAN; from the coding sequence GTGCCAAAAAATAAGTTGAACATTTGCCATTTGTATGGCAATTTAATGAATACTTATGGCGACAATGGAAATATATTGATGTTAAAGTATCTTAGTCAAAAAATGCAAATCGAAGTCCAATCAGAAGTGGTCAGTATTTATGAACCTTTTGAACCTGAAAAATACAACTTTGTTTTTTTTGGAGGAGGACAAGATTTTGAACAAAAAATTATTTCAGAAGATATTCAAAAGAAAAAAACAAGTTTAGTAAATTATATAGAAAATAATGGTGTGCTTTTAGCTATTTGTGGTGGTTATCAACTTTTAGGTCATTATTATATTGGTGCTAATGGTGAAAAAATAGATGGCATTGGAGCATTGGATTACTATACACTAAGCCAAGAAAATAACCGCTACATTGGTGATATTGAAATTTATAATGAGGAATTTAATGAAACCTATTATGGTTTTGAAAATCATAATGGTAGAACATTTTTAGGTGAAAATCTTCGTCCCTTAGGTAAAACTAAAAAAGGAAATGGCAATAATGCGGAGGATGGTACTGAAGGTGTTCATTATAAAAATGTTTTTTGTTCTTATTTTCATGGTCCCATTCTTGCCAGAAATGAAAACCTAGGTATTCGATTGATTCATCAAGCATTAGCAAATTAA
- the manA gene encoding mannose-6-phosphate isomerase, class I gives MEEPLFLKPVFQEKIWGGDRLKTIFDFDLPSHNIGEDWAISAHPHGVSTVLNGPYKGVKLNELWQNHRELFDYAEGEVFPLLTKIIDAEDNLSVQVHPDDTYGLKHQGELGKTECWYIIDADPNATIVYGHNAKTKEEFKEMIQKNQWDGLLRKIHVKKGDFFYVPSGTIHAIGKGIMILETQQSSDTTYRVYDYNRRDAKGNKRELHIQQSIDVATIPFKAPILKTQQKNEGTSTITIYLKSKFFNVYEWQVQGILGLKKQAPYTLATVIEGAGSLVIENELTLPVDRYELKKGDSFILPASIESWRIEGEVTIIASEPSNITN, from the coding sequence ATAGAAGAACCACTATTTTTAAAGCCTGTTTTTCAAGAAAAAATATGGGGTGGCGACCGGCTAAAAACCATTTTTGATTTCGATTTACCTAGTCATAATATTGGCGAAGATTGGGCAATTAGTGCCCATCCTCATGGTGTGAGTACTGTTTTAAATGGTCCTTATAAAGGTGTCAAGTTAAATGAGCTTTGGCAAAATCATAGAGAATTATTTGATTATGCTGAAGGCGAAGTATTTCCCCTTTTGACCAAAATTATTGATGCAGAAGACAATCTTTCTGTTCAGGTACATCCAGATGATACTTATGGATTAAAGCATCAAGGTGAACTTGGAAAAACCGAATGTTGGTATATTATTGATGCAGATCCAAATGCTACCATTGTTTATGGGCATAATGCAAAAACAAAAGAAGAATTTAAAGAGATGATTCAAAAAAATCAATGGGATGGATTATTGAGGAAAATTCACGTAAAGAAAGGTGATTTTTTCTATGTGCCCAGCGGTACGATCCATGCTATTGGTAAGGGAATTATGATCTTAGAAACACAACAAAGCAGTGACACAACCTATCGAGTCTATGATTATAATCGAAGAGATGCAAAAGGAAACAAACGTGAACTACACATTCAGCAATCAATTGATGTTGCAACAATTCCATTTAAGGCACCTATATTAAAAACACAACAGAAGAATGAAGGAACATCCACCATAACGATTTATCTCAAATCAAAATTTTTTAATGTTTATGAGTGGCAGGTTCAGGGAATTTTAGGATTAAAAAAACAAGCTCCCTATACACTAGCAACCGTTATAGAAGGAGCTGGTAGTTTAGTTATTGAAAATGAGTTGACACTTCCTGTAGATCGATATGAATTAAAAAAAGGAGACAGCTTCATTTTGCCTGCTTCGATTGAAAGTTGGCGAATCGAAGGCGAAGTAACAATTATTGCTTCTGAACCAAGTAACATTACTAACTAA
- a CDS encoding ABC transporter ATP-binding protein, translated as MKVNNTSGGPMGGNKNIKNPSTAKAKNFWGTTHRLFKYMSRRLIPITFVLILAISSVIFQIQTPKILGGTTTEIYQGVMEGIAKTKKGIAISSYPIDFQKIPQILMIAFVMYLCSALFDFLQQFIMTRVSQRTIYDLRHELEAKMNKLPISYYDTHNNGDIMSRAINDMDNIASTLQQNLTQLITNVITIFGVLFMMLTISWQLTLITLITVPLSLVVVMIIAPSSQKFFTIQQNSLGLLNNQVEETYAGHIIVKSFNHEATDQEAFKKENEKLYKAGWKAQFISAIIMPLMNFIKNLGYVFVSVVGGINVAHGTITIGNVQAFLQYTNQFSQPIVQISNLLNTIQSTIASAERIFELLDEPEIVNRPSGIPAEKNDFYKVQFEHVQFGYTANHLLLTDFNLEVKSGEMIAIVGPTGAGKTTLINLLERFYDINGGSIKYDGVDTRDLGRNELRAHFAMVLQDTWLFTGSIYDNIIYGNTQATEEQVYAASKAACADEFIRKLPNGYHTILNEEASNISHGQRQLLTIARAFLADPDVLILDEATSSVDTRTELLIQQAMSKLLKNRTSFVVAHRLSTIQDADNIIVMNHGSIVETGTHKELMKKNGFYEKLYNSQFSQ; from the coding sequence ATGAAGGTAAATAATACATCAGGTGGTCCAATGGGCGGAAACAAAAATATTAAAAATCCATCCACTGCAAAAGCAAAAAATTTTTGGGGAACGACCCATCGATTATTTAAATATATGTCAAGACGACTTATTCCGATTACCTTTGTTCTAATTCTTGCTATTTCATCTGTTATTTTTCAAATACAAACACCTAAAATATTGGGTGGGACAACAACAGAAATTTATCAAGGTGTTATGGAAGGAATTGCTAAAACTAAAAAGGGAATCGCAATTTCTTCTTACCCGATTGATTTTCAAAAAATTCCGCAAATTCTAATGATTGCTTTTGTCATGTATCTTTGTTCTGCATTGTTTGACTTTTTACAACAATTTATTATGACACGTGTCTCCCAACGAACCATTTATGATTTAAGACACGAATTAGAAGCAAAGATGAATAAATTACCGATTTCCTATTACGACACACACAATAATGGTGATATTATGTCAAGAGCAATTAATGATATGGATAATATTGCAAGTACACTGCAACAAAATTTAACACAGTTGATTACAAATGTGATCACAATTTTTGGTGTTTTATTTATGATGTTAACCATTAGTTGGCAATTGACTTTAATTACCTTAATTACCGTGCCACTTAGTTTAGTCGTTGTTATGATTATTGCACCAAGTTCACAAAAATTTTTTACGATCCAGCAAAATAGTTTAGGTTTATTAAATAATCAGGTAGAAGAAACTTATGCAGGTCATATTATTGTCAAAAGTTTTAATCATGAAGCAACAGATCAAGAAGCATTTAAAAAAGAAAATGAAAAACTTTATAAAGCGGGTTGGAAAGCACAATTTATTTCTGCTATTATTATGCCTTTAATGAATTTTATCAAAAATCTTGGTTACGTCTTTGTATCTGTAGTGGGTGGAATAAACGTTGCACATGGAACAATTACAATAGGAAACGTTCAAGCTTTTCTACAGTACACCAATCAATTTTCACAACCCATTGTTCAAATATCTAATTTATTAAATACAATTCAGTCAACGATTGCTTCTGCTGAACGTATTTTTGAATTATTAGATGAGCCGGAAATAGTTAATAGGCCTTCTGGTATTCCTGCTGAGAAGAATGATTTCTATAAAGTTCAATTTGAACATGTCCAATTTGGTTATACAGCCAATCATCTGTTACTCACTGATTTTAACTTAGAAGTAAAATCTGGTGAAATGATAGCTATTGTTGGTCCTACAGGAGCTGGTAAGACCACTCTGATTAATTTGCTGGAACGTTTTTACGATATTAATGGTGGGAGCATTAAATATGATGGCGTCGATACGAGAGATTTAGGAAGAAATGAATTGCGAGCTCACTTTGCAATGGTTCTTCAAGATACCTGGTTATTTACTGGTAGTATTTATGATAATATTATATATGGAAACACACAGGCAACAGAGGAACAAGTATATGCAGCATCAAAAGCAGCTTGTGCTGATGAATTCATACGTAAGCTGCCAAATGGGTATCACACAATCTTAAACGAGGAAGCAAGCAACATTTCTCATGGCCAAAGACAATTGTTAACCATTGCTCGAGCATTTTTAGCTGATCCAGATGTATTAATTTTAGATGAAGCTACTTCCAGCGTTGATACCAGGACTGAGCTTTTAATCCAACAAGCTATGAGTAAACTGCTAAAAAATCGAACAAGTTTTGTTGTTGCCCACCGATTATCTACTATTCAAGATGCCGATAATATTATTGTTATGAATCATGGTTCAATTGTTGAAACAGGAACACATAAAGAGTTAATGAAAAAAAATGGCTTTTACGAAAAACTTTATAACAGTCAATTCTCGCAATAA
- a CDS encoding VOC family protein, whose amino-acid sequence MNKFKLPKNIYVKTVALRINNSEEMLKFYRDIVGFVLKTEENNLSVFGTVELDSQLLILEEMESIEQGSKTKRLAGLSLRLPNEVELATIARRIVSNKYPIEGAIIRNARRSIFLLDPEGNRLELYCNVPLSLNEEKGDLSLLNLDKLLQKGLPVYHGLSKEAKFDLIYLNTEKNRDSVHFYQNTLGMSLLENYNNILTMGEGHFSIALQEDKLNERSIANKNQLGIEFLICPVVCDGDMRQLEEHLQAEQVNFFIDKRKTFITIYDKLGIEWWFMRHPNIKK is encoded by the coding sequence ATGAATAAATTTAAATTGCCAAAAAACATTTATGTCAAAACGGTCGCATTACGTATTAATAATTCTGAAGAGATGCTTAAATTTTATAGGGATATTGTCGGTTTTGTATTGAAAACAGAAGAAAATAATTTATCTGTTTTCGGTACTGTCGAATTGGATAGTCAGTTGTTGATCTTAGAAGAGATGGAGTCGATCGAACAAGGCAGCAAAACAAAACGGCTTGCTGGACTTTCTTTACGACTGCCTAATGAGGTTGAGTTGGCAACCATTGCTAGAAGAATTGTTAGTAATAAATATCCTATAGAAGGAGCAATCATCAGAAACGCACGTAGAAGTATTTTTTTGCTAGATCCAGAAGGCAATAGATTAGAGCTTTATTGTAATGTACCCTTATCTTTGAATGAAGAAAAAGGCGATCTTTCTCTTTTAAACTTAGACAAATTATTACAAAAGGGGTTACCTGTCTATCATGGATTATCAAAAGAAGCAAAATTTGACTTAATCTATTTGAACACAGAAAAAAATAGAGATAGCGTGCATTTCTATCAAAATACTTTGGGAATGTCCTTATTAGAAAACTATAATAATATATTAACAATGGGAGAAGGCCATTTCTCTATTGCTTTGCAAGAAGATAAACTAAATGAACGGTCAATAGCAAATAAAAATCAGTTAGGCATTGAATTTTTGATTTGTCCGGTGGTGTGTGATGGAGATATGCGACAATTGGAAGAACATCTACAGGCAGAACAAGTCAATTTTTTTATTGATAAAAGAAAAACATTTATTACAATTTATGATAAATTAGGTATTGAATGGTGGTTTATGCGTCATCCAAATATTAAAAAATAG
- a CDS encoding serine hydrolase domain-containing protein has translation MYKQTQAMIQELLKKKIFPGVAFTFIRNNNQESYCFGDAQLLPTRQPLTPNLLFDVASLTKVICTTTVILKLWQEGIIALEDPIKKYYPDFNDEKITIHHLMTHTSDITGYISNRDQLNKEELRKAYNQLQSGKYLGKRVMYTDTGTILLGFMLESIFNEDVVTIFTKNVLQPLQMSMSTFLLDDYKICIPTENHKERGIIQGQTHDPKAFILKEHAGNAGLFTNNKDLVNFVSMYLNEGSYEGKCILTPETIQALLINQTPFDENSWSLGWKLKNDLSDNHPLLFHTGYTGTFLLIDVQQKEAFIFLSNRIHPVDHKEIYIKCRDELVQQYL, from the coding sequence ATGTATAAACAAACACAGGCAATGATTCAGGAATTACTAAAGAAAAAGATTTTTCCAGGTGTAGCATTTACCTTTATAAGAAATAACAATCAAGAAAGTTATTGTTTTGGTGATGCACAACTTCTTCCTACACGTCAACCATTGACACCAAATTTACTTTTTGATGTAGCTTCCTTAACAAAGGTTATTTGTACGACTACAGTTATTTTAAAATTATGGCAAGAGGGCATAATTGCTTTAGAGGATCCCATAAAAAAATATTATCCTGATTTTAATGATGAAAAAATTACGATTCATCATTTAATGACACATACTTCAGATATAACAGGATATATTTCTAATAGAGATCAATTGAATAAGGAAGAATTAAGAAAAGCGTATAACCAATTACAATCAGGTAAATATCTGGGAAAAAGAGTTATGTATACTGATACAGGTACAATTTTATTGGGATTTATGTTGGAGTCGATCTTTAATGAGGATGTAGTGACAATTTTTACGAAAAACGTTTTACAACCCTTGCAAATGTCAATGAGCACATTTTTACTAGATGATTATAAAATCTGTATACCAACTGAGAATCATAAAGAACGAGGTATTATCCAGGGACAGACACATGATCCGAAAGCATTCATCTTAAAAGAGCATGCTGGCAATGCTGGATTGTTTACAAATAACAAAGACCTGGTAAATTTTGTTTCCATGTATTTAAATGAAGGAAGCTATGAAGGTAAATGCATTTTAACTCCTGAGACGATTCAAGCCTTACTAATAAATCAAACACCTTTTGATGAAAATAGTTGGTCACTTGGCTGGAAGTTGAAAAATGATTTAAGTGATAATCATCCACTTTTGTTTCATACAGGGTATACTGGCACCTTTTTGTTAATCGATGTGCAACAAAAAGAAGCCTTCATTTTTTTATCCAATCGAATCCATCCAGTGGATCACAAAGAAATATATATAAAATGTCGAGATGAGCTTGTACAGCAATATTTGTAA